In the Natrinema sp. CBA1119 genome, TAAATACCTTCTGCAGGTGCTCTTGGGCACCCGAGAGGAGCGCGCCGATCGTCTCCCGGCCGCTGTTGATGGCCCGGGCGGTGTCCTCGTCGACGGCAGAACTCATTGGGTTGGGGTAACTGACATCCAGTTATCAACCTTTCGAGTGGGTGTGCGGGTTCGTGGGGCGATCGAGCGGCCTTCTCACTCTCGAGGGGTAGTCGTAAGAAAAAGGCCTATAACCGGTGGCCTATCAGTATTCCGTAGATGTCGGACGAGCCGGCGGACGATCGCGATGCCGAGTCTCCCGAAGAGTCACGGGACGACCCCGATATCGAGGGCCCTGACGAGTCACGGGGCGACCTCGACGAGCGACCGCTAGCTCCGGACGATGCCGCCGAATCCGACCCCGCCTCCGATACCGGATCGTCAGCGACCGACGGTGTGGAGTCGCCGAACCTCGAGACCGACGGCGAAGGCGTCGTCGGCGATCCGCACACCCCCGAGCAGCCGTACCCCGATCCTGACGACGATATCGGCGGACTCTCGACGCCGCCGGACGACGAGGAGATGCCCCTGGCCGATCACATCGAGGAGATGGTGCTCCGGCTGGCGGTCGTCTTGCTGTTCGGAGCCGGCGGGACGGCGATCGGGCTGCTGTGGGCCTCCGACGCGATCGAATTCATCTGGTTCAACGTCTTCCCCTACGACGCCGGCGAGGTCCCGCCACCTCACGTTTACAACCCGCTCGAGCTGTGGTTGACCCGGATCAAGATCTCGTCGCTGCTCGGGATCATGATCGCGCTGCCGGCGTTCGTCTACGAGTGTTACCTGTTCATGCGGCCGGGGCTGTATCCGAACGAGCGCAAGTACTACCTCGCGGCGGTGCCGACGAGCGTCGTTCTCGGCGCGATCGGGATGTTGTTTTCCTACGTGCTCGTGTTGCCGATCCTCTTTCGGTACTTCACCTACTACGCGGAGGGAAGCGCCGAGATCGCGTACGCGCTGGGCGACACGTTCAACCTGATCATCACGCTCATGGGCTTTCTCGCGATCGTGTTCCAGATTCCGCTCTTCATCATGCTGGCGATCATGATGGGCGTGACGACCCGCCGCTGGCTGGCCCAGAAGCGGCTGTACTTCTGGGCGGGCTTCGCGGGGCTCTCGTTCATGTTCACGCTCGATCCGACCGGGATGGCTCCCATCCTGGTCGCTGTCACGATGATCCTGCTGTTCGAAGGGACGCTGTTCGTCCTGAAGTGGGTCGGACGCGAGTAGTCCGACGCGGCCCCGTTTCGAGCCGGTGTCGGGTCGGTCGTGTTCCTCTCGGCTGTCGCTTCGCGTGATCGACCGGGCGATCGTCCGAGATTTCTGACTGGTGTGATAGTTCGTCGCTCGCTGTGCGACGACCCGATCTTGCTACTTAGTACCGCGGGATACATTCGTGGACATATGTCCGCTCGATTCGGCGGAATAGCCGCCGTTTAATCCCCTTATATTCTCCCTATCCGTTCGCATATTGTGGACTCTCTTCGATTCGGCGTGGAAAATACTCGGTTTGTAAACGATCACCGTTTAGTAGTTGCATATGTTTTCTTGAGGCGTGAAACTCTGAATGATATCGAGCAAATCTCTCTCCGATAGGTGTGATTGTAAATCACACATTCCCGTCCGCGTCGCGTCTCGGAGGTGTGAGCCGTGACCGATCTGGTGCCGACCACGTGTATGCGATGTGCGGTCGGCTGCGGGCACGTCCAGCAGGCTCCCGACCGCGGCTACGGCCTCGGGACCGTCCGCGGCGATCCGAGTCATCCGGTCAACCGGGGACTGGCCTGCCAGCGCGGCGTCAGCGAGACCGCCGATCCGGGCGGCGAGTGGCTCACCAGGCCGCTCGTACGCAAAGACGGCGAGCTCGTGGCGACCACCATCGAATCGGCCCTCGAGCGCGCGGCGGAAGGCCTCGGTACCGCGCTGGAAGACGGCGGGAGCGACAGCGTCGCGGTCCTGGGGAGCGGGCAGCAGACCAACGAGGCCGCCTATGCCCTGGGCAAGCTCGCCCGCGGCGGCTTCGGGACCCGCTACTACGACGCCAACACGACGCTGTGTATGGCCTCGGCCGTCACCGCCTACTACGACGCGTTCGGCAGTGACGCGCCGCCGCCGACCTACGACGACATCCCCGAGGCCGAGACGCACGTCGTCTGGGGCGCGAATCCGTCGGCCGCCCACCCGGTCATGTTTCGCTGGATCCGCCAGTCCGCCGACGAGGACGACTCCGAACTCATCGTAGTTGACCCCGTTCACAGCGAGACCGTCGAGGTCGCCGACCACCACGTCCCGCTCGAGCCAGGTGCCGATCTCGCGCTTGCTCGAGCCGTTCTCGCTCGCGTCGTCGAGACGGACCGGATCGACGAGGCGTTCGTCGAGGAGGCGACGGTCGGCTTCGACGAACTCCGCGCGGAGCTTCCCGATGCAGCCGAGGCCGCCGAGATGGCGGGTGTCTCGATGGCCGACGTCGACCGCCTCGCAGCGGCGCTCGAGGATCCCGCACTACTCTACTGGGGGATGGGCATCAACCAGAGCGTCAACGGGACCGCGGCCGCGGGCGCGCTGATCGATTGCTGTCTCGCGACCGGCAACCTCCGGCCGGGGTCGGGACCGTTCTCGCTGACCGGACAGGCCAACTCGATGGGGACCCGCGTCTGCTCCTCGAAGGGGTCGTGGCCCGGTCACCGCCCGTTCGCGGATCCGGACCACCGCAGGGCGGTCGCCGAGACATGGGGCGTGCCGGTCTCGCGATTTCCCGACGACACGGGGCCGGGACCGGTCGGCATCGTCGACGCGCTCGGCGACGACGTCGACGCCGTCTACGCGGTCGCGACCAACCCCGTCGCGGGCATGCCCGATGCGACGCGCGTCCGCGAGAAACTCGAGGACGCGTTCCTCGTCGTGCAGGACGCCTTCCGGAGCGAAACGGTCGAGTACGCCGACGTCGTCCTGCCCGCGGCGACGTGGGGCGAGTCCGAGGGGACGACGACCAACATGGAGCGGACCGTCTCCCGGGTTCGGGCCGCAACGGAGACTCCCTCGGGCGTCCGGACGGACCTCGAGTTGATCGGCGACCTCGCCGATCGTATCGTCCCCGATCTGTTCGATCGGACGCAGGAGCCCGAAGCGGTCTTCGACGAGTTCGCGGCGCTGACAGCCGACACCCCCGCCGATCTCTCCGGGATCAGCTACGAGCGCCTCGAGGCCGAACGCGCGGTTCGCTGGCCGGCACCGGCACCGGACGCGTCGGCGGGCTACCGATACTACGAGGCCGGGGATCGCGGCGACGAGCAGACGGGTGACAACGATGACGAGCAGACGACGAACGATACCGGCGAGCGAACGGCCGACGACGGAGATGCGATCGACGGCGAGACTGATTCCGGCGGCCCGACCGACGAATCGTGGTCGTTCTACACCCAGTCAGGCCGCGCGCGGTTCTCGACGGGCGAGGCCCGGCCGCTTCCCGAGCCGACCGACGAGTCCTATCCGTTCACGCTGACCACTGCACGCCGCCCGGACGCGTACAATACCGGGGTCCGGACCCGCGAGGACGAACCGCCGACGGCGCGGGTCAGCCCGGCGACGGCCGCCGCGATCGCGGACGAGCTCGAGGCCCCCGCTGACGGCCACATGAGCGACGAGGCCGACGAGGGAGACGAGGACCGGCAGTACGGCCGCGTGGTCTCTCGACGGGCATCGGTCACCGTCAGCGTGGAGACCGACGAGGCGATCCCCGACGGGGTCGTCTGGCTGCCGATTCACCACCCCGACGTGAACGACCTCACCCTGCCCGACGTCGACCCGCGCTCGAACGAGCCGAACTTCAAGCAGTGTGCCGTCCGCCTCGAGGCGCCGCGGGAGCGCGACGTCAGGGCGGTCGCGGAAGCGAGTGCCTGAGGACGTATGACCGCGAAATCGACATCTGGTCCCGCGAGCGACGGCACACCCCCAATCCGGGGGAGTCCGCGACGGGGTGTGGCGTCCGCGACGCTCGGCTTCTTCGTCGGATTCGCCGGCGTGGTGCTCTACGGCCCCGTCGCGACCGAACTCGAGGGGGCGATGGGCCTCTCTGGGCTCACGCTCGGACTGCTGGTCGCAGCGCCGCAGTTGACCGGGTCGCTCCTTCGCATTCCCTTCGGCGCGTGGGTCGAGGACGTCGGGGCGGCGAAGCCGTTCCTGGTTTTGCTCGGCGGTGCCGTCGTGGGGATGGCCGGCCTGTCGACGATTCTCGTAACCCTCGGGACCGACGGTCTGACGATGGCCCACTACCCGCTCGTCTTCCTGTTCGGCGCGCTTTCGGGCTGTGGAATCGCGACGTTCTCCGTCGGGGCGGCCCAGACGTCGTACTGGTCACCGGAGGACCGACAGGGAACGATGCTCGCTGTGTACGCGGGCCTGGGCAACAGCTCGCCGGGAATCTTCACCCTCCTCGTCCCCGTCGCGCTCGCCGCGCTCGGCCTGACGGGTGCCTACCTCGCGTGGTTCGGCTTTCTCGTCTGCGGGACGTTCGTCTACGGCGTCATCGCCGTCGATCCCCCGTTCTTCCAGCTCCGGAAGCAGGGACTCCAGACCGAGACAGCGAAGCAACGGGCCGAAACGCGGGGCCAGGAGCTGTTCCCGAGCGGGGACGCGATGGCGTCGATCCGCGAGGCGGCCGGCATCCCGCGAACGTGGGTGCTCGTCGCGCTCTTTTTCGCGTCGTTCGGCGGCTTCCTCGCGTTGACGACCTGGTTTCCGTCCTACTGGACGGCCGTCCACGATCTCGACCTGCAGGCGTCGGGTGCCCTCACCGCGATCGCCTTCACGCTACTCGCGGCGCTCATTCGCGTTCCGGGGGGCATCATCAGTGACCGAATCGGCGGCGAACGGACCGCGATCGCGAGTTTCGCTGTCGTCGCCGTCGCTGCGGCCGTTCTGATGGCGGCTCGGACCGTCCCGATCGCGGTCGCCGCGACGGTCCTGCTCGGTATCGGGATCGGCATCGCCAACGCGGCTGTGTTCGGGCTCGTCCCGAAGTACGTGCCGGAGGCCGTCGGCGGCGCGTCGGGGCTGGTCGGCGGCCTCGGCGCGTTCGGCGGCTTCGTCATCCCGCCGATTCTCGGGCTCTTCGTCGATCTGCAGGGGCCCGCCGGCTACGCGAACGGTTTCGTCGTTTTCCTCGTCCTCGCGATCGCCTCGATTGGGCTCTCGGGCGGGCTGTACCGCGCTCGAGTGGTGCCGACGCCGGACGGCCCGGTTCCGTCCGACGATTGAACCTGTCCGGTTTTTGACCCACTTTCTGCCCGATTGTCGAGTTTGGGGCCAGCCACACACCCGGTCGTGATGCCGTCCCGGCCGTGTCACCCGCCGCGCGTCGGCTTCGTGCCCCGGGACCGAAGACGAAATTCGCGATTGCTCGCGAGACGGGATAGAGTCGCGCCGGCCGTCTTTGAAATCACCCATTCTCTCCCCCGCTGATCCGTGATATACATCCTAATACTGACCATATCTCATTGGATATCCCACGTCCGGCTCCGAATACGGGTCAAAATAAGTTGTTTGTAAACGATCACTGTTATATGCTTTAGGAACATGACGCCAAAACGTGAATTACGACATGTTTGGCGAGGAACTCTGCGAATTCGAGTCCGATCGTTCGGTCGGGGTGGTCCGCGATGGCGCATAAGAAAGAAGAACTCAAGGAGGGCTGTTACGGCGATGAGGTCCGTGAACACATCCTCGAGTTCGCCGAAAACGGCGGCTACGAAGCGATTCCGGAGGACGAACGCGAGACGTGGTTCACCCGGTTCAAGTTCTGGGGACTGTTCCACCAGCGCTCCGGGCAGGAGTCGTACTTCATGATGCGACTGACCAACGCCAGCGGCATTCTCGAGCCCGACCAGCTGCGAACGATCGGCGAGGTCGCCCGCGAGTACGCGACGGGTCCCGTCGAGAACCCCGAGTTCGGCAACGGCTGGATTGATCTGACGACCCGCCAGTCCGTCCAGTTGCACTGGCTCAAACTCGAGGACGTGCCCGAGATCTGGGAGCAACTCGAGTCGGCCGGCGTTCACTCCCGATCCGCGGGCGGTGACACGATGCGCAACATCTCCGGCTGTCCGCTCCACGGGAAGGCCGAAGAGTTCGTCGAGGCCGGCCCCCTACTCGAGCGCTTCGAGGAGGAGCTTCGCACGGACGACGCGCTCGCGAACATGCCCCGGAAGTTCAACATCAGCGCGTCGGGTTGTACGGTCGGCTGTGCGCAGGACTCGATCAACGATATCGGGTTCGAGCCGGCGACGAAGGAGGTAGACGGCGAGGAAGCCCGCGGGTTCAACGTCCGCGTCGGCGGCGGGCTCGGCGGTCGTCAGCCCCGCGCCGCGACGCCGCTCGATATCTTCGTCCGGCCCGAGAACGCCTACGAGGTGGGCCGCGGTTTCGTCGAGCTCTACCACGACTACGGCAACCGCCAGAACCGTTCGAAGAACCGCGCGCGGTTCTTCGCCGAGGACTGGGGCATGGAGAAGATCCGCGAGACGCTTCAGGAGGAGTACGTCGAGTTCGAAATGCACACGGCGGGCGAGGACTTCCGCGAGGAGTACACCTACAACGCCGGCCGTCCCGTCGAGGACGGCCAGCACGATCACGTCGGCGTCGGCGACCAGAAGGATGGCCGGAATTACGTCGGTTTGAGCGTTCCCGTCGGCCGCCTGCCCGCCGAGGACGCCATCGAACTGGCCGACTACGCCGACGAGTACGGCTCCGGCGAGGTCCGCCTGACCCGCCGCCAGAACCCCGTCATCGTCGATGTCGCCGACGAGGATCTCGAGGCCCTGCTCGCCGAACCGCTGCTCGAGGCGTACCCTGCCGAGCCGAGCCCCTTCGAGCGCGGTGCGATGGCCTGTACGGGAACCGAGTTCTGTTCGATCGCGCTGACCGAGACGAAGGGCCGGATGGCTCGCATGCTGCGCTGGTTCAACAAGAACGTCGACCTACCCAACGATGTCGGCAAAATCAAGATGCACTACTCCGGCTGTACCGCTGACTGCGGGCAGGCGATGACCGCGGACATCGGTCTGCAGGGGATGCGCGCCCGCAAAGACGGTGAGATGGTCGAGGCCTTCGATATCGGCGTCGGCGGCGGCGTCGGCGAGGAGCCCTCGTTCATCGACTGGGTGCAACAGCGCGTGCCGGCCGACGAGGCCCCCGGCGCGATCCGGAACCTGTTGCAGGCCTACGCGGCCCACCGTTCGGACGGACAGACGTTCCGGCAGTGGGTCGAGGCGACGGCCGAGGAACAGCTCGTCGAGTTCTGCGAGCCCGAGGAGACCGACTTCGAGGCACCGTACATGGCCGACGCCAAGCAGTCGTGGTACCCCTTCGCGGAGAGCGAGTCCGCGGCGGCCGCTGTCGGCGAGGAGTCCGCGGCTCCCTCGGACGACTGAGACGGCACCGATTCTGTGTTCTTTCGGCGGTATCAAACCGATTTCTCAGGCGTGTATTTATCAACTTCCGGACCGTATAGTCGACCATGCCCGAAGACGTACTCTTCAAATCCGAGAGCGACCAGAGTCGAGCGGATATCGCGTCCCTTCTCCGACGCGTCGCGGACAACCTCGAGGACGGCGAGGCGATCACGCTCAAAGCGGGATCCGAATCCGTGACGCTCGAGCCGCCAGCCCGTCCCACCTTCGAGGTCAAAGCCGAACGCGAGGGACCGGCCGACGCGCCCGGCGAACTGAGCGTCGAATTCGAACTCGAGTGGGACGAAGCCGGCGAAGGAGACGGGGACGGGAACGGCGGTGGACCGCTCGAAATCGAATAATCCAGCCGTTCTACTGCTTGCGTGGTGCGGGTGGTGATCGCCCGCAGTCGGCTCACTGACGACGCGATTAGCGGTGCTCTCGCGTTCGTTCGTACGCGTAATCGAGGGCGTCCTCGAGCGAGCCGGGGCCGTCGTAGCTGGCCGAGAAGAGATCCATGAAGTCTCGAGCGATCCGGTTACACCGTTCGAACGTCAGGACGGTTCTGACTCGCATCGTTTCGGAGAGATCGAGCCCCGGGTAGCTCGTCGCCGTCAGCGAGTAGCCGGGATGATCTTCACCGTCGAGCGAGGCGGGCGCGACCTTGAGCCGCAAATCACCCGATTCGTGGAGATACGTCCGATACTGCATTTCCCGGTCCATGTCGGCCGGGGTATAGGTCCGACACTCTTCGGCGTTCCACTCGAGCGGCACGTCGGCTTCCATCGATCACTGATACTAACCCGAGCGCTACGTTCGTATCGCAACAAGCAATATTATCGGACGGAAGTCCATGACCTGGAATATCGATTAGTTCTATGGGGTGTTATTGATTATATATTGGGTGAACGTCCATCTCTCC is a window encoding:
- the nasA gene encoding assimilatory nitrate reductase NasA, with the protein product MRCAVGCGHVQQAPDRGYGLGTVRGDPSHPVNRGLACQRGVSETADPGGEWLTRPLVRKDGELVATTIESALERAAEGLGTALEDGGSDSVAVLGSGQQTNEAAYALGKLARGGFGTRYYDANTTLCMASAVTAYYDAFGSDAPPPTYDDIPEAETHVVWGANPSAAHPVMFRWIRQSADEDDSELIVVDPVHSETVEVADHHVPLEPGADLALARAVLARVVETDRIDEAFVEEATVGFDELRAELPDAAEAAEMAGVSMADVDRLAAALEDPALLYWGMGINQSVNGTAAAGALIDCCLATGNLRPGSGPFSLTGQANSMGTRVCSSKGSWPGHRPFADPDHRRAVAETWGVPVSRFPDDTGPGPVGIVDALGDDVDAVYAVATNPVAGMPDATRVREKLEDAFLVVQDAFRSETVEYADVVLPAATWGESEGTTTNMERTVSRVRAATETPSGVRTDLELIGDLADRIVPDLFDRTQEPEAVFDEFAALTADTPADLSGISYERLEAERAVRWPAPAPDASAGYRYYEAGDRGDEQTGDNDDEQTTNDTGERTADDGDAIDGETDSGGPTDESWSFYTQSGRARFSTGEARPLPEPTDESYPFTLTTARRPDAYNTGVRTREDEPPTARVSPATAAAIADELEAPADGHMSDEADEGDEDRQYGRVVSRRASVTVSVETDEAIPDGVVWLPIHHPDVNDLTLPDVDPRSNEPNFKQCAVRLEAPRERDVRAVAEASA
- a CDS encoding amphi-Trp domain-containing protein → MPEDVLFKSESDQSRADIASLLRRVADNLEDGEAITLKAGSESVTLEPPARPTFEVKAEREGPADAPGELSVEFELEWDEAGEGDGDGNGGGPLEIE
- a CDS encoding nitrite/sulfite reductase, translating into MAHKKEELKEGCYGDEVREHILEFAENGGYEAIPEDERETWFTRFKFWGLFHQRSGQESYFMMRLTNASGILEPDQLRTIGEVAREYATGPVENPEFGNGWIDLTTRQSVQLHWLKLEDVPEIWEQLESAGVHSRSAGGDTMRNISGCPLHGKAEEFVEAGPLLERFEEELRTDDALANMPRKFNISASGCTVGCAQDSINDIGFEPATKEVDGEEARGFNVRVGGGLGGRQPRAATPLDIFVRPENAYEVGRGFVELYHDYGNRQNRSKNRARFFAEDWGMEKIRETLQEEYVEFEMHTAGEDFREEYTYNAGRPVEDGQHDHVGVGDQKDGRNYVGLSVPVGRLPAEDAIELADYADEYGSGEVRLTRRQNPVIVDVADEDLEALLAEPLLEAYPAEPSPFERGAMACTGTEFCSIALTETKGRMARMLRWFNKNVDLPNDVGKIKMHYSGCTADCGQAMTADIGLQGMRARKDGEMVEAFDIGVGGGVGEEPSFIDWVQQRVPADEAPGAIRNLLQAYAAHRSDGQTFRQWVEATAEEQLVEFCEPEETDFEAPYMADAKQSWYPFAESESAAAAVGEESAAPSDD
- a CDS encoding nitrate/nitrite transporter, which translates into the protein MTAKSTSGPASDGTPPIRGSPRRGVASATLGFFVGFAGVVLYGPVATELEGAMGLSGLTLGLLVAAPQLTGSLLRIPFGAWVEDVGAAKPFLVLLGGAVVGMAGLSTILVTLGTDGLTMAHYPLVFLFGALSGCGIATFSVGAAQTSYWSPEDRQGTMLAVYAGLGNSSPGIFTLLVPVALAALGLTGAYLAWFGFLVCGTFVYGVIAVDPPFFQLRKQGLQTETAKQRAETRGQELFPSGDAMASIREAAGIPRTWVLVALFFASFGGFLALTTWFPSYWTAVHDLDLQASGALTAIAFTLLAALIRVPGGIISDRIGGERTAIASFAVVAVAAAVLMAARTVPIAVAATVLLGIGIGIANAAVFGLVPKYVPEAVGGASGLVGGLGAFGGFVIPPILGLFVDLQGPAGYANGFVVFLVLAIASIGLSGGLYRARVVPTPDGPVPSDD
- a CDS encoding twin-arginine translocase subunit TatC, whose product is MSDEPADDRDAESPEESRDDPDIEGPDESRGDLDERPLAPDDAAESDPASDTGSSATDGVESPNLETDGEGVVGDPHTPEQPYPDPDDDIGGLSTPPDDEEMPLADHIEEMVLRLAVVLLFGAGGTAIGLLWASDAIEFIWFNVFPYDAGEVPPPHVYNPLELWLTRIKISSLLGIMIALPAFVYECYLFMRPGLYPNERKYYLAAVPTSVVLGAIGMLFSYVLVLPILFRYFTYYAEGSAEIAYALGDTFNLIITLMGFLAIVFQIPLFIMLAIMMGVTTRRWLAQKRLYFWAGFAGLSFMFTLDPTGMAPILVAVTMILLFEGTLFVLKWVGRE